A region of uncultured Draconibacterium sp. DNA encodes the following proteins:
- a CDS encoding aldose epimerase family protein: MKYLGIIALIIMVFGCAQEEATVGISSEDFAFDYNGKTIELYTLKNDNGLVCQLTNFGARVVSLYTPDKNGELADVIVGYGSGKDYVDKPESFYGAVIGRYGNRIGGAKFSIDSVEYQLQKNDGANHLHGGTNGFHRQVWDAEQLSDTEVVFSLVSPDMETGYPGTVNVKVKYQLTAANELKIEYFATTDKKTVLNLTNHSYFNLKDGGRTSINDHLMYLNADYFTPVDGGLIPTGELAAVAGTPFDFTTPKAIGDSLEVDNAQLKVGGGYDHNWVLNTNNDVSALAAKVVEPESGRVMEVYTNEPGIQFYGGNFINGRIAGKEDIKYDFRSAFCLETQHFPDSPNKPEFPSVIVNPGDEYYSVCIYKFGVEE; this comes from the coding sequence ATGAAGTACTTAGGAATTATAGCTTTGATTATTATGGTTTTTGGCTGTGCGCAGGAAGAAGCCACAGTGGGTATATCAAGCGAAGATTTTGCGTTTGATTACAATGGAAAAACCATTGAACTTTATACCTTGAAGAACGATAACGGCCTTGTTTGCCAGTTAACCAATTTTGGCGCAAGGGTGGTGAGTTTGTATACTCCCGACAAAAATGGCGAGTTGGCAGATGTAATTGTCGGTTACGGTTCGGGTAAAGATTATGTGGACAAGCCGGAGAGTTTTTACGGAGCAGTGATCGGTCGTTACGGCAATCGTATCGGTGGTGCTAAATTCTCGATTGACAGCGTTGAATACCAGTTACAGAAAAACGACGGCGCGAATCATTTGCATGGTGGTACCAATGGTTTCCACCGCCAGGTTTGGGATGCAGAGCAGCTAAGCGATACAGAAGTTGTTTTTAGTCTCGTTTCGCCCGATATGGAAACCGGTTATCCGGGTACTGTAAACGTAAAAGTAAAATACCAGTTAACAGCTGCAAACGAGTTGAAAATTGAATATTTTGCTACTACTGATAAAAAAACGGTATTGAATCTTACCAATCACTCGTATTTCAATTTAAAAGACGGTGGAAGAACTTCGATCAACGATCATTTGATGTACCTGAATGCCGATTATTTTACACCTGTTGATGGTGGTTTAATCCCAACAGGAGAGTTGGCTGCCGTTGCCGGAACTCCATTTGACTTTACTACTCCAAAAGCCATTGGCGACAGTTTGGAAGTTGATAATGCACAGCTAAAAGTTGGAGGTGGATACGATCACAACTGGGTATTAAATACAAATAACGATGTAAGCGCTTTGGCAGCAAAAGTTGTTGAGCCGGAGTCGGGAAGAGTTATGGAAGTATACACCAACGAGCCAGGTATTCAGTTTTACGGCGGTAACTTTATTAATGGAAGAATTGCCGGAAAAGAAGATATTAAATACGATTTCAGAAGTGCATTCTGTTTAGAAACACAACACTTCCCTGATAGTCCTAATAAGCCTGAATTTCCAAGTGTTATTGTAAATCCGGGTGATGAGTACTATTCAGTTTGTATCTACAAATTTGGTGTTGAAGAATAA
- the araA gene encoding L-arabinose isomerase: protein MSSTLKEMEVWFVTGSQHLYGPKTLEQVAEHSKEIAAAFDASTEIPVKVVVKPTGTGSKEIHRICKDANSNDNCIGIITWMHTFSPAKMWIHGLQELRKPILHLHTQYNKEIPWNDIDMDFMNLNQSAHGDREFGHIMARMRMNRKVVVGHWQDPKTVQKIAVWTRVAAAFADSRDMLIIRFGDQMNNVAVTDGDKVEAERVFGYHVDYSPIGDLVKVQDNVSDDEVAELVKVYEQEYDLADNCKEGGEFRAQVVHAARIEIGLRRFLEKKGAKAFTTNFDDLEGVDQLPGLASQRLMADGYGFGAEGDWKTAALCRQMWFMSQELPEYKGCSFLEDYTLNFDGEKSAILQAHMLEVCPLIADHKPKLEVHPLGIGGKNDPARLVFTSKTGPGVAATVVDMGDRFRMIVNTVDCIDSKELPKLPVASALWIPQPNFEVGAAAWIFAGGTHHTSFSYDLTIEYMEDFAEMTGVEFVLIDKDTTISVFKKELRWNDLYYHLAKGL from the coding sequence ATGAGCAGTACATTAAAAGAAATGGAAGTATGGTTTGTAACAGGTAGCCAACACCTTTACGGGCCTAAAACATTGGAACAAGTTGCAGAGCATTCAAAAGAAATTGCTGCTGCATTTGATGCATCTACCGAAATTCCGGTAAAAGTTGTAGTAAAACCAACAGGAACCGGATCGAAAGAAATACACCGAATTTGTAAAGATGCAAACAGTAACGATAACTGTATTGGTATCATTACCTGGATGCACACGTTCTCGCCTGCAAAAATGTGGATACACGGTTTACAGGAACTTCGTAAGCCAATTCTTCATTTGCATACACAGTACAACAAAGAAATTCCATGGAACGACATCGACATGGATTTTATGAACCTGAACCAGAGTGCACACGGCGATCGTGAATTCGGTCATATTATGGCTCGAATGCGCATGAACCGAAAAGTGGTTGTAGGTCACTGGCAAGATCCTAAAACAGTTCAAAAAATTGCTGTTTGGACACGCGTTGCTGCTGCTTTTGCCGATTCACGCGATATGTTGATCATCCGTTTTGGCGACCAAATGAACAATGTTGCTGTAACCGATGGCGACAAAGTTGAAGCGGAAAGAGTTTTCGGATACCACGTCGATTACAGCCCGATTGGCGATTTGGTAAAAGTTCAGGACAACGTATCTGATGATGAGGTTGCCGAGCTGGTAAAAGTTTACGAGCAGGAATACGATCTTGCCGACAACTGTAAAGAAGGTGGAGAATTCCGCGCGCAGGTTGTTCATGCTGCCCGAATTGAAATCGGTTTACGTCGCTTCCTGGAAAAGAAGGGTGCAAAAGCATTTACTACAAACTTTGATGATTTGGAAGGTGTTGATCAGTTACCCGGTTTGGCATCGCAGCGTTTAATGGCCGATGGTTACGGTTTTGGTGCTGAAGGCGACTGGAAAACAGCGGCTTTGTGTCGTCAGATGTGGTTCATGAGCCAGGAGCTTCCAGAGTACAAAGGATGTTCTTTCCTTGAAGATTATACATTAAATTTCGACGGCGAAAAGAGCGCGATCCTGCAAGCTCATATGTTGGAGGTTTGTCCTCTGATTGCCGATCATAAACCAAAATTAGAAGTTCACCCACTGGGAATTGGTGGTAAAAACGATCCTGCACGTTTGGTATTTACAAGTAAAACAGGTCCTGGTGTTGCCGCAACAGTTGTTGATATGGGCGACCGTTTCCGTATGATTGTAAATACAGTGGATTGTATCGACTCAAAAGAATTACCTAAACTTCCGGTTGCTAGTGCACTTTGGATTCCTCAACCTAACTTCGAAGTAGGCGCTGCAGCATGGATTTTTGCCGGAGGTACGCACCACACCAGCTTCTCGTACGACTTAACTATTGAGTACATGGAAGATTTTGCTGAAATGACAGGCGTAGAGTTTGTATTGATTGACAAGGACACAACCATTTCGGTGTTCAAAAAAGAACTGCGTTGGAACGATCTTTACTATCATTTGGCCAAGGGATTATAA
- a CDS encoding carbohydrate kinase, with the protein MNISNQEILCFGEVLWDRLPSGAKPGGAPMNVALHLNAIGLNAAIASSVGNDDAGKQLLDFLQNSGVDTSLIQTDETLPTSEVLVHLDENNNATYEICEPVAWDNIQLTNDLAKKAQNSGLIIYGSLAARKQTTRETLLKLLDNDAVKLIDVNLRHPYDKQDVLELLLAKSDIVKLNDEELRVFADWNKIEGKTEEEIIKWFVQNYKVEMLCVTKGDKGAAIYYGNKFYEHPGFKVNAIDTVGAGDAFLAVLLAAFLQKKSPAEAITFGCATGAFVASKAGATPEYDMDEIQAIINQ; encoded by the coding sequence ATGAACATAAGTAATCAGGAAATTCTTTGTTTTGGTGAGGTTTTGTGGGACCGTCTTCCTTCGGGAGCAAAACCGGGCGGTGCACCTATGAATGTGGCTTTGCACCTCAACGCAATAGGCCTGAATGCCGCAATTGCCAGCTCGGTAGGTAACGACGATGCAGGGAAACAGCTCCTTGACTTTTTGCAAAATTCAGGAGTGGATACCTCATTGATTCAAACCGATGAGACTTTGCCTACCAGCGAGGTTCTGGTGCACCTCGACGAGAATAATAACGCCACCTACGAAATATGTGAGCCGGTAGCCTGGGACAATATTCAGCTAACAAATGATCTGGCTAAAAAAGCACAAAACTCGGGTTTGATCATTTACGGTTCGTTGGCTGCACGCAAGCAAACTACACGCGAAACACTTTTAAAGTTACTCGATAACGATGCTGTAAAATTAATTGATGTAAACCTGCGGCACCCATACGACAAACAAGATGTGCTGGAACTATTACTGGCTAAATCAGATATCGTAAAACTAAACGATGAAGAACTTCGTGTTTTTGCCGACTGGAACAAAATTGAGGGCAAAACCGAGGAAGAAATTATAAAATGGTTTGTGCAAAATTACAAGGTAGAAATGCTTTGTGTTACCAAAGGCGACAAAGGAGCAGCAATATATTATGGAAACAAGTTTTACGAACACCCGGGATTTAAAGTTAACGCCATTGACACGGTTGGTGCCGGCGATGCTTTCCTTGCCGTTTTGTTAGCGGCATTCCTGCAGAAAAAATCGCCTGCTGAAGCTATTACATTTGGCTGCGCAACAGGAGCTTTTGTGGCATCGAAAGCAGGTGCAACACCGGAATACGACATGGATGAAATTCAGGCAATAATCAATCAGTAA
- a CDS encoding ribulokinase produces MAKYTIGLDYGSDSVRSLIVNVETGEEVASVVFEYPRWKRGEYCDAPNNQFRQHPKDYLEGLEYTIVEALKQAPAGVAENVVGISVDTTGSTPVAVDEKGTPLALTPGFEENPNAMFVLWKDHTAVKEAAEINELAKKSDIDFTKYEGGIYSSEWFWAKLLHVTREDAGVYRAAYSWVEHCDWIPAVLTGDTNPKTLKRSRCAAGHKAMWHEAFGGLPSEEFLTQLDPMLSGLKDRLFKETYTCDVSAGTLSEEWAKKLGLSTNVVIGVGAFDAHLGAVGAQIEPYHLSKVMGTSTCDMLIAPLEEVGDKLVSGICGQVDGSIVPGMLGLEAGQSAFGDIYAWFRRLLEWPMQNILADSDLIDEATKKKLIDETSGKIIAKLSQEAEKIPIAESGIVALDWMNGRRTPDANQALKGAIIGLNLGSDAPRIFRALVEATAFGSKAINDRFISEGIRIDGVIALGGVAKKSKLVMQIVADVLDMPIKVARSEQACALGTAMAAAVAAGVYENLGEAQAKMGGGFEMEYHPIPENVEKYKALYEKYNKLGKFIEFDLN; encoded by the coding sequence ATGGCAAAATATACAATTGGACTGGATTATGGTTCTGATTCGGTTCGTTCATTAATAGTAAACGTTGAGACCGGCGAAGAGGTAGCAAGCGTTGTGTTTGAATACCCACGTTGGAAGAGAGGAGAATATTGCGATGCGCCAAACAACCAGTTTCGTCAGCATCCGAAAGATTATTTAGAAGGTTTGGAATACACCATCGTTGAGGCGCTGAAACAAGCTCCTGCGGGTGTAGCCGAAAATGTAGTGGGTATTTCTGTTGATACCACCGGATCAACTCCGGTTGCAGTTGACGAAAAAGGTACTCCACTGGCATTAACTCCGGGTTTTGAAGAAAATCCAAATGCGATGTTCGTACTTTGGAAAGACCATACTGCGGTAAAAGAGGCGGCAGAAATTAACGAACTGGCTAAAAAATCGGATATCGATTTCACTAAATACGAAGGTGGAATTTATTCATCAGAATGGTTTTGGGCCAAGTTGTTGCATGTTACGCGCGAAGATGCAGGTGTTTACCGTGCCGCTTATTCGTGGGTAGAGCATTGCGACTGGATTCCGGCAGTTCTTACCGGAGATACAAATCCAAAAACATTAAAAAGAAGCCGTTGTGCAGCGGGGCATAAAGCCATGTGGCACGAAGCTTTTGGTGGTTTGCCGTCAGAAGAATTCCTGACTCAGCTCGACCCGATGTTAAGCGGTTTAAAAGACCGTTTGTTTAAAGAAACATACACTTGTGATGTATCGGCAGGAACATTGAGTGAAGAGTGGGCGAAGAAATTAGGCCTTTCAACCAATGTGGTTATTGGGGTAGGAGCTTTTGATGCTCACCTTGGTGCTGTTGGTGCTCAAATCGAACCGTATCACTTGTCGAAAGTTATGGGTACCTCAACTTGCGATATGCTGATTGCGCCGCTTGAAGAAGTGGGTGATAAACTGGTAAGCGGTATTTGTGGTCAGGTTGACGGATCGATCGTTCCCGGAATGTTAGGTTTGGAAGCCGGACAGTCAGCATTTGGTGATATTTACGCCTGGTTCCGTCGTTTACTGGAATGGCCAATGCAAAATATTCTGGCTGACTCTGATTTGATTGATGAGGCTACCAAGAAAAAACTGATCGATGAAACTTCAGGTAAGATTATCGCGAAATTAAGCCAGGAAGCTGAAAAAATTCCAATCGCTGAAAGTGGAATCGTAGCGCTCGACTGGATGAACGGTCGTCGTACTCCGGATGCCAACCAGGCATTAAAAGGAGCGATCATCGGTTTGAATCTGGGATCAGATGCTCCACGTATTTTCAGAGCGTTGGTTGAAGCTACTGCTTTTGGTTCAAAAGCTATTAACGACCGCTTCATTTCTGAAGGAATCCGCATCGATGGTGTGATTGCATTGGGTGGTGTAGCTAAAAAATCGAAACTGGTAATGCAAATTGTTGCCGATGTACTGGATATGCCAATTAAAGTGGCTCGTTCGGAACAGGCTTGTGCTCTGGGTACTGCAATGGCAGCAGCAGTTGCAGCCGGTGTATACGAGAACCTTGGTGAAGCGCAGGCAAAAATGGGTGGCGGATTTGAAATGGAATACCATCCAATTCCTGAAAATGTAGAGAAATACAAAGCGCTTTACGAGAAATACAATAAACTGGGTAAGTTTATTGAATTCGATTTGAATTAA
- the araD gene encoding L-ribulose-5-phosphate 4-epimerase has product MLEQLKEEVFKANLELVELDLVIFTWGNVSAIDREKGLVVIKPSGVSYEDMKAGDMVVVDMEGNVVEGNLKPSSDTATHLVLYKAFEGISGVVHTHSAWATSWAQAGRSIPALGTTHADYFYGAIPCTRKLTEEEVTTAYEVETGNVIVETFEGLDPVAIPGVLVNNHGPFSWGTSANNAVHNAKVMEEVAKMAHTALQLTPGAEIDQFLLDKHYLRKHGKNAYYGQ; this is encoded by the coding sequence ATGCTTGAACAGTTAAAAGAAGAAGTTTTTAAAGCCAACCTGGAACTGGTAGAGCTCGACCTGGTAATTTTTACCTGGGGAAATGTGAGTGCTATCGATCGTGAAAAAGGTTTGGTGGTAATTAAGCCAAGTGGTGTTTCGTACGAAGATATGAAAGCCGGCGATATGGTAGTGGTTGACATGGAAGGAAATGTGGTGGAAGGAAACCTGAAACCATCGAGCGACACCGCAACTCATCTGGTGCTTTACAAAGCTTTTGAAGGAATATCGGGAGTTGTACACACGCACTCGGCCTGGGCAACAAGTTGGGCACAGGCCGGAAGAAGCATTCCTGCTTTGGGTACAACACACGCCGATTATTTTTACGGCGCAATTCCATGTACGCGTAAACTTACCGAGGAGGAAGTAACTACGGCATACGAAGTGGAGACCGGAAATGTAATTGTGGAAACTTTCGAGGGGCTCGATCCGGTTGCAATTCCGGGAGTTCTGGTAAATAACCACGGTCCGTTTTCGTGGGGAACAAGTGCTAATAATGCCGTTCATAACGCAAAAGTTATGGAAGAAGTGGCAAAAATGGCACACACTGCATTGCAGTTGACTCCGGGAGCTGAGATCGATCAATTTTTATTAGATAAGCATTACCTGCGTAAGCATGGCAAAAATGCATACTACGGACAGTAA
- a CDS encoding NUDIX domain-containing protein, whose amino-acid sequence MKHYTKHPKHFVAVDCVILGYDEGELCLLLYPRGFEPSKGAWSLMGGFVQDGESSDNAAKRVLKQTIGLEDIFMQQVAAFANPDRDPEARVISLAYYALVRMDEHDKACVRENGAHWWPISELPEMIFDHGQMVEQALVKLQQEAGYRLIGKELLADKFTLLQLRKLYEAIFQREFDPGNFRKKILSLDVLERLNEKDLSESKKGAFYYTCKGEVTERGLDRIVKV is encoded by the coding sequence ATGAAACACTATACTAAACATCCGAAACATTTTGTAGCAGTTGACTGCGTAATACTGGGGTACGACGAAGGGGAACTTTGTTTGTTACTTTATCCACGGGGTTTTGAGCCATCAAAAGGAGCGTGGTCGCTTATGGGAGGATTTGTTCAGGATGGCGAATCGTCGGACAATGCCGCCAAACGCGTATTAAAACAAACCATAGGTCTTGAAGATATTTTTATGCAGCAGGTGGCTGCATTTGCCAATCCCGACCGCGATCCGGAAGCAAGGGTAATTAGTCTTGCCTACTATGCTTTGGTACGAATGGATGAACACGATAAAGCCTGTGTTAGAGAGAATGGAGCGCATTGGTGGCCCATTTCAGAATTGCCGGAAATGATCTTCGATCATGGACAGATGGTAGAACAGGCATTGGTAAAACTGCAACAGGAAGCCGGATATCGCTTAATAGGGAAAGAGCTGCTGGCCGATAAATTTACCTTACTTCAATTACGCAAATTATACGAAGCTATATTTCAGCGTGAATTCGATCCCGGAAACTTCAGAAAAAAAATATTATCGCTTGATGTGTTGGAGCGCCTGAATGAGAAAGATCTGTCAGAATCAAAAAAAGGTGCCTTTTATTACACCTGTAAAGGCGAAGTTACCGAGCGGGGCCTCGACCGCATTGTAAAAGTTTAA
- a CDS encoding sodium:solute symporter translates to MELLDWIVIGLFGAALIGIIVWVLSQKEETSGDYFLAGRDASWIAIGASIFASNIGSEHLIGLAGAGASSGMAMAHWEIQGWMILILGWVFVPFYSRSMVLTMPEFLERRYNPESRTVLSLISLVSYVLTKVAVTVYAGGLVFQQVFGIETMWGIDFFWISAIGLVLLTAVYTIFGGMKSVLYTSVLQTPILLGGSLVIVVLGLKAVGGWDQVLEIAGATQVNEYGDSMINLIRDNRDADFPWLGALIGSSIIGFWYWCTDQFIVQRVLSGKNETHARRGTIFGAYLKLLPVFLFLIPGMIAYAMSAKGNVMLNGELYVLPSADAAFPSLVAQLLPAGIKGLVVCGILAALMSSLASLFNSSAMLFTIDFYKRFKPETPEKKLVKIGQVATVVIVILGILWIPIMRSIGDVLYEYLQDVQSVLAPGIAAAFLLGITWKRASAKGGFWGLMAGFIIGITRLGAKVYYENVQGAADNLFKSLFFDMNWLFFCGWMFLVCLVVVAVVSMLTEAPSKEKIQGLVFGTNTAEQKAATRASWNGWDVFHTAVILGLTVAFYIYFW, encoded by the coding sequence ATGGAATTACTAGATTGGATTGTAATTGGCCTGTTTGGTGCTGCACTTATCGGCATTATCGTTTGGGTTTTAAGTCAGAAAGAAGAAACTTCAGGCGACTATTTCCTGGCAGGACGAGATGCTTCATGGATTGCTATTGGAGCTTCGATTTTTGCTTCGAATATCGGATCAGAACACCTTATTGGATTAGCCGGTGCCGGTGCCTCAAGTGGTATGGCAATGGCGCATTGGGAAATTCAGGGATGGATGATTCTGATTCTCGGCTGGGTGTTTGTTCCGTTCTACTCACGCAGTATGGTGCTTACCATGCCCGAGTTTTTGGAGCGCCGCTATAACCCCGAGTCCAGAACAGTACTATCACTTATTTCTTTGGTAAGTTATGTGCTTACAAAAGTTGCAGTAACTGTTTATGCCGGTGGATTGGTATTCCAACAGGTTTTCGGTATCGAAACCATGTGGGGAATTGATTTCTTCTGGATTTCTGCCATAGGTCTGGTGTTGTTAACCGCTGTTTATACCATTTTCGGAGGAATGAAATCGGTGTTATATACCTCGGTACTTCAGACGCCGATTCTGCTTGGTGGATCGCTCGTAATTGTGGTGCTTGGTTTAAAAGCTGTTGGTGGCTGGGATCAGGTGCTGGAAATTGCAGGTGCTACCCAGGTTAACGAATATGGCGACAGTATGATTAACCTGATAAGGGATAACCGCGATGCCGATTTCCCATGGCTGGGTGCTTTAATCGGCTCCAGTATCATTGGTTTCTGGTATTGGTGTACCGACCAGTTTATTGTACAAAGGGTGCTTTCGGGTAAAAACGAAACACATGCACGTCGAGGTACAATTTTTGGTGCTTACCTGAAATTGTTACCGGTATTTCTTTTCCTTATTCCTGGTATGATTGCTTATGCAATGAGTGCCAAAGGAAACGTAATGCTAAATGGCGAGTTGTATGTGTTGCCAAGTGCCGATGCTGCTTTCCCATCGTTGGTGGCCCAGTTGCTGCCTGCCGGTATTAAAGGTTTGGTGGTATGTGGTATTCTTGCTGCTTTGATGAGTTCGCTGGCTTCGCTATTTAACTCTTCGGCAATGTTGTTTACCATCGACTTCTACAAACGATTCAAACCGGAAACTCCGGAGAAAAAACTCGTAAAAATTGGTCAGGTTGCAACTGTTGTAATCGTGATTTTAGGTATTCTTTGGATTCCGATTATGAGAAGTATCGGTGATGTGTTATACGAATACTTACAAGACGTACAATCCGTTCTGGCTCCGGGTATTGCCGCAGCATTCCTGCTGGGTATTACATGGAAACGTGCTTCTGCCAAAGGTGGATTCTGGGGTTTAATGGCCGGTTTTATTATTGGTATTACCCGTTTGGGTGCCAAAGTGTATTACGAGAATGTTCAGGGGGCAGCCGACAACTTATTTAAAAGCCTGTTTTTCGATATGAACTGGTTGTTCTTCTGTGGTTGGATGTTCCTGGTATGTTTGGTAGTAGTTGCTGTTGTGAGTATGCTTACTGAAGCACCGAGCAAAGAAAAAATTCAGGGCTTGGTATTTGGAACGAATACGGCAGAGCAAAAAGCTGCTACCCGTGCCAGCTGGAATGGTTGGGATGTTTTCCATACCGCTGTAATTCTCGGATTAACAGTAGCCTTTTACATCTACTTCTGGTAG
- a CDS encoding family 43 glycosylhydrolase encodes MRKNKITRLLIWMIAGVFILSSCGSKTTEHTPVHISNPVLPGWFADPTIKKFGDIYYIYATTDNEMLASGAPTVWYSRDLQNWYNYIMEVPTLNSVALRNFWAPDILQGRDGRYYLYFGNCQAGCNIYGYVSDTPVGPWEKLHDDDTPVIAQNYPIDGFPSLDAQFFQDDDGRIYGYWGTWVHYNSGYAVGELNAETMDEMSNSTNIPLKQTPNPFEAAYMMKKGDKYILMYSAESCHNETYKVLYSYADNPYGPFTPGENNPILQTSEDGTTHGPGHHSVLENGDDYYIVYHKHDVPFTAGGMARQVCIDSMIFENDSTITAVIPSQKGIKAFIPSEVPEDIAYKATASASSFYHLQSPEYDYKYLPDYVFDNDNATMWKAADNTFPQSLSIDLGEEKDIKRIATQFEFSPYYYQYKIEYSTDNTNWEVYADRSENRTPGSPMIDDNEVNARYLKLTILGTEQTGTFAAVWNMKVYGETFDISLNLVNKSSGNEPGAASSQSMIVGFDVNSLSGKTFERLVNTGSLGGDLVRKGNVKIVTDKETGTKAIEFSKGALELDGIAVPRSLEWNGAFTISTWVKNPEVSDRDECLASWCDRSAHYLANSYNAVHYNKSNYGAVAHLDGHFDLPYNNVPEANKWHHIVVTFDGVVEKVYVDGKLDNAQNMLLSSAVENAKIRIGASDTGEYYTGLMASFQMYDYALSQSEIAHRYHESALK; translated from the coding sequence ATGCGTAAAAACAAAATAACAAGGTTGCTTATTTGGATGATCGCAGGAGTTTTTATCCTTTCGTCGTGCGGAAGTAAAACAACAGAACACACTCCAGTGCATATTTCTAATCCGGTTTTGCCCGGTTGGTTTGCCGATCCTACGATTAAAAAGTTTGGCGACATTTACTACATCTACGCCACCACCGATAATGAAATGCTGGCATCGGGGGCACCAACTGTCTGGTACAGTCGCGACCTTCAAAACTGGTACAACTATATAATGGAGGTGCCTACTTTAAATTCGGTGGCGCTGCGCAATTTTTGGGCACCCGATATTTTGCAGGGCAGAGATGGCCGATACTACCTGTATTTTGGAAACTGTCAGGCAGGTTGTAACATTTATGGCTATGTTTCGGATACGCCGGTTGGCCCTTGGGAAAAATTACACGATGATGATACTCCTGTTATTGCACAGAATTATCCGATTGACGGGTTCCCTTCGTTGGATGCTCAGTTTTTTCAGGACGATGATGGCCGTATTTATGGCTACTGGGGAACCTGGGTGCATTACAACAGTGGTTATGCGGTAGGCGAGTTAAATGCCGAAACAATGGACGAAATGTCGAACTCCACCAACATTCCGCTGAAGCAAACACCAAACCCTTTCGAGGCCGCTTATATGATGAAAAAAGGCGACAAGTACATTCTGATGTATTCTGCCGAATCATGCCACAACGAAACGTATAAAGTGCTTTATTCCTATGCTGATAATCCATACGGGCCATTTACCCCGGGTGAAAATAATCCGATTTTGCAGACCAGCGAAGACGGAACCACTCACGGACCGGGACACCATTCGGTACTCGAAAATGGCGACGACTATTACATTGTTTACCACAAACACGATGTTCCTTTTACTGCCGGTGGTATGGCGCGTCAGGTGTGTATCGACAGCATGATTTTTGAAAACGACTCAACGATAACAGCGGTGATACCTTCGCAAAAAGGTATTAAAGCTTTTATTCCGTCTGAAGTGCCCGAAGATATTGCATATAAAGCTACGGCGTCGGCTTCGTCGTTTTATCATTTACAATCGCCCGAATACGATTACAAGTATTTGCCTGATTATGTTTTTGATAATGATAACGCCACTATGTGGAAAGCTGCCGATAATACTTTTCCACAGAGTCTATCAATTGATTTGGGCGAAGAAAAAGACATCAAACGAATTGCTACACAGTTCGAATTTTCACCCTATTATTATCAGTATAAAATTGAATATTCAACCGATAATACAAATTGGGAAGTTTATGCCGATCGATCAGAAAATCGCACGCCGGGAAGCCCGATGATCGACGATAATGAAGTGAATGCGCGCTACCTGAAACTTACCATCCTGGGCACAGAGCAAACAGGAACTTTTGCCGCTGTGTGGAATATGAAAGTTTACGGGGAGACATTCGATATCTCATTGAACCTGGTAAATAAATCGTCGGGAAATGAGCCGGGCGCAGCAAGTTCGCAGAGTATGATTGTTGGCTTTGATGTCAATTCTCTTTCCGGTAAAACGTTCGAAAGACTGGTAAACACTGGTTCTTTGGGTGGCGATTTAGTTCGGAAAGGAAATGTAAAGATCGTTACCGACAAAGAAACCGGCACAAAAGCAATTGAGTTTTCAAAAGGAGCTTTGGAACTGGACGGAATTGCTGTTCCAAGAAGTCTGGAGTGGAACGGTGCATTTACAATTTCTACATGGGTGAAGAACCCGGAAGTAAGCGACAGAGATGAGTGTCTGGCTTCGTGGTGCGACCGAAGTGCGCATTATTTGGCAAACTCTTACAACGCCGTTCATTACAACAAAAGTAATTACGGTGCAGTTGCTCACCTCGACGGTCACTTTGATTTGCCATACAACAACGTTCCTGAAGCCAATAAATGGCACCATATTGTAGTAACATTCGATGGGGTAGTGGAAAAAGTTTATGTTGATGGTAAGTTGGACAATGCACAGAACATGCTTTTGTCGTCTGCTGTTGAAAATGCAAAAATCAGAATTGGTGCTTCAGATACCGGAGAATACTACACCGGGCTTATGGCTTCTTTTCAAATGTACGATTATGCTTTGTCGCAATCTGAGATTGCGCATAGATATCATGAATCAGCTTTAAAATAA